One window from the genome of Deltaproteobacteria bacterium encodes:
- a CDS encoding site-specific integrase, translating to MLLTGCRRNEILTLRWDDVDHTARELRLRDGKTGWRSVPLTPAVEAVLAGIPRTKDNPWLIAGRKPGTRLTNLDAIWMRLRRRAGLDDVRLHDCRHSYASRALALGEGLSMIGALLGHAKVATTARYAHLARDTEKASAAKVGGSIGADILPPGGV from the coding sequence GTGCTGCTCACGGGCTGCCGCCGGAACGAGATCCTGACGCTCAGGTGGGACGACGTGGACCACACGGCGAGGGAGCTTCGGTTGAGGGACGGCAAGACGGGATGGCGCAGCGTGCCGCTCACGCCGGCGGTGGAGGCGGTGCTGGCGGGGATACCGCGGACGAAGGACAACCCGTGGTTGATCGCGGGGCGGAAGCCCGGAACGCGTCTCACGAACCTCGATGCAATCTGGATGAGGCTCCGCAGGCGGGCAGGGCTTGACGACGTGCGGCTCCACGACTGCCGTCATTCGTACGCCTCGCGGGCGCTGGCGCTGGGCGAGGGGCTTTCGATGATCGGCGCGCTGCTGGGTCACGCGAAGGTGGCGACAACGGCGCGCTATGCGCACCTGGCGCGGGACACGGAGAAGGCTTCGGCCGCCAAGGTCGGCGGCAGCATCGGGGCGGACATCCTGCCGCCCGGCGGGGTCTGA
- a CDS encoding site-specific integrase, which translates to MANRTVEALSRIWNSAEDRGELPEASNPCRVVVKNRERGRERFLSEEEFRRLGRALAEAETGNGMSARVVAAIRLLLLTGLRRNEVLALRWRDVDLDAREIKIEDSKTGARVAPLSPEAARVLAGIPRVEGNPHVIPGKKAGAHLRNLNDPWDRIRKRAKLEDVRLHDCRHSFASRALALGEGLTMIGKLLGHTKVETTARYAHLARESVRESAIRVSDSIAADILKGYPAGGGDQARARTAT; encoded by the coding sequence ATGGCCAACCGGACGGTGGAGGCGCTGTCGCGCATCTGGAACTCGGCGGAGGACCGGGGGGAGTTGCCGGAGGCGAGCAACCCGTGCCGGGTGGTGGTGAAGAACCGCGAGCGCGGGCGCGAGCGGTTCCTGAGCGAGGAAGAGTTCCGCCGGCTGGGGCGGGCGCTGGCGGAGGCCGAGACCGGGAATGGCATGTCGGCGCGCGTGGTGGCGGCGATCCGGCTGCTGCTGCTCACGGGGTTGAGGCGGAACGAGGTCCTGGCGCTCCGCTGGCGGGACGTGGACCTCGATGCGCGCGAGATCAAGATCGAGGACTCCAAGACCGGCGCGCGCGTGGCTCCGCTCTCGCCGGAGGCGGCCCGGGTGCTCGCCGGAATACCGCGTGTGGAGGGGAACCCGCACGTGATTCCGGGGAAGAAGGCGGGCGCGCACTTGCGGAACCTGAACGACCCCTGGGACCGGATCCGCAAGCGCGCGAAGCTGGAGGACGTGCGGCTCCACGACTGCCGCCACTCGTTCGCGTCCAGGGCGCTGGCGCTCGGCGAGGGGTTGACCATGATCGGGAAGCTCTTGGGTCACACGAAGGTGGAGACCACCGCGCGGTACGCGCATCTGGCGCGGGAGTCGGTGCGCGAGTCCGCCATCCGCGTATCCGACAGCATCGCCGCCGACATCCTCAAGGGATACCCGGCTGGCGGCGGGGACCAAGCTCGGGCCAGGACGGCGACCTGA
- a CDS encoding transposase — protein sequence MLKRGYHGTYHKMSAKHLNRYVNEFASRHNIRQRDTADQMASVVAGVVGKRLMFRDLIAKVEKGGSDRF from the coding sequence ATGCTGAAGCGCGGTTACCACGGCACCTACCACAAGATGAGCGCGAAGCACCTGAACCGCTACGTCAATGAGTTCGCCAGCCGACACAATATCCGCCAGCGCGACACGGCGGATCAGATGGCATCCGTGGTTGCCGGCGTGGTCGGGAAGCGGTTGATGTTCCGAGACCTGATCGCCAAGGTCGAGAAGGGCGGGAGCGATAGGTTTTGA
- a CDS encoding IS1595 family transposase encodes MPSAFASSSTRPNSRYSSGVRNRSRRVSLTGISLIELGELFPNEDAAREWFEAKRWPDEERPCPRCVDGVGRPVPNENRMPYRCVRCHKFFSVRTGTALERSKVPLKKWAYAIYLSVTSLKGVSSMKLHRDIGVTQKTAWFMAHRIREAWGLDDYAPPFAGPVEVDETYMGGEEKNRHASKKMHISGPSDKVAVVGIKDCETNEVAAKPVASTDGPTLKGFVRENAAKGAEIFTDDHAAYHGLPQHTAVNDSVGEYVGWRTRTESRASGQC; translated from the coding sequence GTGCCGTCGGCCTTCGCCTCGTCGAGCACCCGGCCCAACTCGCGGTACTCCTCGGGCGTCAGGAACCGCTCGCGGCGCGTCTCCCTTACGGGGATCAGCTTGATTGAGCTTGGTGAGCTTTTCCCCAATGAAGATGCCGCTCGGGAGTGGTTCGAGGCGAAGCGCTGGCCCGATGAGGAGCGCCCCTGTCCGCGCTGCGTAGACGGTGTGGGCAGGCCGGTTCCGAACGAAAACCGGATGCCCTATCGTTGCGTCAGGTGCCACAAGTTTTTTTCAGTGCGCACCGGCACGGCGCTGGAGCGGTCGAAGGTCCCGCTGAAAAAGTGGGCCTACGCGATCTACCTGAGCGTCACCAGCCTCAAGGGCGTGTCCAGCATGAAGCTGCACCGCGACATCGGCGTGACGCAAAAGACGGCCTGGTTCATGGCTCACCGCATCCGGGAAGCATGGGGGCTAGACGACTACGCGCCGCCGTTCGCCGGGCCGGTCGAGGTTGATGAGACCTACATGGGCGGCGAGGAGAAGAACCGGCACGCATCGAAGAAGATGCACATCAGCGGGCCATCGGACAAGGTCGCGGTGGTGGGGATCAAGGACTGCGAGACGAACGAGGTCGCGGCCAAGCCCGTCGCGAGCACCGACGGGCCGACCCTCAAGGGCTTTGTCAGGGAAAACGCCGCGAAGGGCGCGGAGATATTCACCGACGATCACGCGGCCTACCACGGGCTGCCGCAGCACACCGCGGTCAACGACAGCGTCGGCGAGTACGTGGGATGGCGAACACGAACGGAATCGAGAGCTTCTGGGCAATGCTGA